One Rhinoderma darwinii isolate aRhiDar2 chromosome 3 unlocalized genomic scaffold, aRhiDar2.hap1 SUPER_3_unloc_11, whole genome shotgun sequence genomic region harbors:
- the LOC142682190 gene encoding dnaJ homolog subfamily C member 3-like, translating into MDRARRGISGVLSSLSLLCVILDLQLDGSLAAGQAEVESHLELGRKLLAAGQLAEALSHYHSAVDGDPKNYLTYYKRATVYLAMGKFKSALPDLSKAIELKPDFLAARLQRGNVLLKQGDIHEAKEDFQIVLVSNPSNEEAKSQLERARDVEAHREEAWEAYNREDYVGAVSWMEKVVEYSPWDPSIRELRSECHLHNGDLSKAIQDLKPTTKLRNDNRAAFLKLSKLYYVMGEHEESLSQVRECLKLDQDDKDCHSHYKQVKKLSRQLQSAEELIRDQRYEAAAEKFDAAMKTEPDVEIYSKRAKERICHCLSKSQHTEAAIIMCTEALQRDPHSPHVLKDRAEVYILNEEYEKAVEDFQQAKELDGDNEEINQGLERAQKLLKQSRKRDYYKILGVKRNANKQEVIKAYRKLAQQWHPDNFQSEEEKREAEKKFIDIAAAKEVLIDPEMRQKVDAGEDPLDPENQQGSGHHQQWPFEFNPFSSGNFHFKFNYN; encoded by the exons GATCGCTGGCGGCTGGTCAGGCAGAGGTGGAGAGTCACCTGGAGTTGGGCCGGAAGCTCCTGGCTGCGGGACAACTGGCAGAGGCGCTGTCTCATTATCACTCGGCAGTGG ATGGAGACCCAAAAAATTACCTGACCTATTACAAGCGAGCGACCGTTTACCTGGCGATGGGGAAATTTAAGTCAGCGCTGCCTGATCTCAGCAAAGCCATCGAGCTGAAGCCGGACTTCCTGGCC GCCAGGCTCCAGCGAGGGAATGTTCTTCTAAAGCAAGGGGACATTCACGAGGCCAAAGAGGATTTCCAGATAGTG CTGGTGAGCAACCCCTCCAATGAAGAAGCCAAGAGCCAACTGGAGCGGGCACGTGATGTGGAGGCTCATAGAGAGGAGGCCTGGGAGGCCTATAACCGGGAGGATTATGTGGGGGCCGTCAGCTGGATGGAGAAGGTGGTGGAG TATTCCCCCTGGGATCCCAGTATCCGGGAGCTGAGGTCTGAGTGTCACCTGCACAATGGAGATCTGAGTAAGGCCATCCAAGACCTGAAGCCCACAACCAAGCTCCGCAACGATAACCGAGCCGCCTTCCTGAAGCTCAGCAAGCTCTACTACGTCATGGGCGAGCACGAGGAGAGTCTGAG TCAGGTTCGGGAATGTCTGAAGCTGGATCAGGACGATAAAGATTGTCACTCACATTATAAACAAGTAAAGAAACTCTCCAGACAACTGCAGTCTGCCGAGGAACTTATCCGAGACCAAAG ATATGAAGCCGCCGCTGAGAAGTTTGATGCAGCGATGAAGACTGAGCCCGACGTGGAAATATACAGTAAAAGAGCAAAGGAGAGGATCTGTCACTGTCTATCCAAG AGTCAGCACACAGAGGCAGCCATTATAATGTGTACAGAAGCTCTTCAGAGAGACCCACACAGTCCTCACGTGCTGAAAGACAGAGCAGAGGTCTACATCCTGAATGAGGAGTATGAGAAAG CGGTGGAAGATTTTCAGCAGGCGAAGGAACTGGATGGAGACAACGAGGAGATAAATCAGGGTCTGGAGAGAGCGCAGAAGCTGCTTAAACAATCCCGAAAACGAGATTATTACAAAATCCTGGGAGTCAAGAG AAATGCCAACAAGCAGGAAGTGATCAAGGCGTACAGGAAGCTGGCACAGCAATGGCACCCGGACAACTTCCAGtcagaggaggagaagagagaagCCGAAAAGAAATTCATAGATATTGCAGCAGCCAAAGAAGTGTTAATAGATCCAG AAATGCGGCAGAAGGTAGAcgctggagaagatccactagatCCCGAGAATCAGCAAGGCTCCGGACACCACCAACAATGGCCTtttgagtttaaccccttcagctcAGGAAACTTTCACTTCAAATTCAATTATAACTGA